A region of Vigna radiata var. radiata cultivar VC1973A chromosome 6, Vradiata_ver6, whole genome shotgun sequence DNA encodes the following proteins:
- the LOC106763923 gene encoding uncharacterized protein LOC106763923: MGSEDNVKHLEDCSVSNALGTWVFSVAGALLAIPVGIKRKSLAPLVFFGTTGTMLDIIMGITACEREHAERQMKLLEAQNAAAETSSGETEIDS, translated from the exons ATGGGAAGTGAAGATAATGTGAAGCATCTTGAAGACTGCTCCGTTTCTAA TGCATTAGGCACTTGGGTGTTCTCAGTTGCAGGAGCATTGTTGGCTATTCCAGTTGGCATAAAGCGCAAATCTCTAGCACCCCTTGTATTTTTTGGCACCACAGGTACTATGTTGGATATTATTATGGGGATCACTGCTTGCGAAAGGGAACACGCAGAGCGCCAAATGAAGCTACTTGAAGCGCAAAATGCTGCTGCCGAAACTTCTTCGGGTGAAACAGAAATTGATTCATAA